A DNA window from Streptomyces parvus contains the following coding sequences:
- a CDS encoding glycoside hydrolase family 15 protein → MDDYPLIENHGLIGDLQTAALVTTDATIDWFCCPRFDSPSVFGALLDQRKGGHFTVRPAAENYTTKQLYHPDTAVLVTRFMTEAGAGEVVDFMPVTGTTATDRHRLVRMLRCVRGSMTFEGEIAPRFDYGRKPHELHITEHGALFTAQDMDLAVHAVREPQDERLLNILSGDNDLRFTLTLQAGQQRGLVLESSPGGPPHEVRGAEFEHLFDETVLFWRSWLGQSTYTGRWREAVERSAVTLKLMTYAPTGALVAAPTAALPEQLGGERNWDYRFTWIRDASFSVYALLGLGFKEEAAAFNSWLHDRVKEEAGQGDGAGPLNIMYRVDGSSDMVEEALEHWEGYCGSAPVRIGNGAATQRQLDIYGEALDSIYFAHRHGMHLDHRGWTALHTLLDWLVDHWDQPGEGLWETRGGRKDFTYGRVMSWVAFDRALRIAYDDGRPAARGRWVDARDEIYAQVLSRGWDPRKQAFVQHYGDDVLDSSLLRMPTVGFITPDDPMWKSTLDAMEQELVSDSLVYRYNPEASPDGLRGSEGTFSLCTFMYVDALARAGRTDQARLVLEKMLTYANHLGLYSEEIGLTGRQLGNFPQAFTHLALIDAAITLDAKLNGGSGSGA, encoded by the coding sequence ATGGACGATTACCCCCTCATTGAGAACCACGGTCTGATCGGCGATCTGCAGACTGCCGCGCTCGTGACGACCGATGCGACCATCGACTGGTTCTGTTGCCCGCGCTTCGACTCGCCCAGTGTCTTCGGTGCTCTGCTCGATCAGCGGAAGGGCGGCCACTTCACCGTCCGGCCCGCCGCGGAGAACTACACCACCAAGCAGCTCTACCATCCGGACACCGCTGTGCTGGTGACGCGCTTCATGACCGAAGCCGGGGCGGGCGAGGTGGTCGACTTCATGCCGGTGACCGGCACGACGGCGACGGACCGGCACCGCTTGGTCCGGATGCTGCGCTGTGTCCGGGGGAGCATGACGTTCGAGGGCGAGATCGCTCCGCGCTTCGACTACGGCCGCAAGCCGCACGAGCTGCACATCACCGAGCATGGGGCCTTGTTCACTGCGCAGGACATGGACCTCGCCGTCCACGCAGTTCGTGAACCTCAGGACGAGCGGCTGCTGAACATCCTCTCCGGGGACAACGACCTGCGGTTCACGCTGACTCTGCAGGCGGGGCAGCAGCGCGGTCTTGTCCTTGAGTCGTCCCCCGGCGGGCCGCCGCACGAGGTCCGAGGAGCCGAGTTCGAGCACCTCTTCGACGAGACGGTCCTCTTCTGGCGCTCCTGGCTGGGGCAGTCCACCTACACAGGCCGCTGGCGCGAAGCGGTGGAGCGTTCAGCTGTGACCCTGAAGCTCATGACCTACGCGCCGACCGGCGCCCTGGTCGCCGCCCCCACCGCCGCTCTGCCTGAACAGCTGGGGGGAGAGCGCAACTGGGACTACCGGTTCACCTGGATCCGGGACGCGTCGTTCTCGGTGTACGCCTTGCTGGGCCTGGGCTTCAAGGAAGAGGCGGCGGCGTTCAACAGCTGGCTGCACGACCGGGTGAAGGAAGAGGCCGGCCAGGGTGACGGCGCGGGGCCGTTGAACATCATGTACCGGGTCGACGGTTCGTCCGACATGGTCGAGGAGGCGCTGGAGCACTGGGAGGGCTACTGCGGCTCCGCACCGGTCCGCATCGGCAACGGAGCCGCGACCCAACGGCAACTGGACATCTACGGCGAGGCGCTCGACAGCATCTACTTCGCGCATCGGCACGGCATGCACCTCGACCACAGGGGCTGGACCGCGCTGCACACCCTTCTCGACTGGCTGGTGGACCACTGGGACCAGCCCGGAGAAGGGCTGTGGGAGACCCGTGGCGGGCGGAAGGACTTCACCTACGGCCGGGTGATGTCCTGGGTGGCCTTCGACCGTGCCCTTCGCATCGCCTACGACGACGGACGCCCCGCCGCTCGTGGCCGCTGGGTGGACGCGCGTGACGAGATCTACGCGCAGGTGCTCAGCCGGGGGTGGGACCCGCGGAAGCAGGCGTTCGTCCAGCACTACGGCGACGATGTGCTCGATTCGTCGCTGCTGCGCATGCCGACGGTCGGTTTCATCACCCCCGATGACCCGATGTGGAAGTCCACGCTGGACGCCATGGAGCAGGAGCTGGTCAGCGACAGCCTGGTCTACCGCTACAACCCCGAGGCTTCACCCGACGGGTTGCGTGGCTCCGAAGGAACGTTCTCCCTGTGCACCTTCATGTACGTCGACGCCCTGGCGCGAGCCGGACGCACCGACCAGGCCCGGCTGGTGCTGGAGAAGATGCTCACTTACGCCAACCACCTGGGCCTGTACTCGGAAGAGATCGGCCTGACCGGGCGGCAGCTCGGCAACTTCCCGCAGGCTTTCACGCACTTGGCCCTGATCGACGCGGCGATCACCTTGGACGCGAAGCTCAACGGGGGGAGCGGAAGCGGGGCTTGA
- a CDS encoding SDR family oxidoreductase, which yields MHSHAEAAQVDLPPTLLKGQTALVTGANSGIGKGTAIALARAGANVAVNYVSDREAAEQVVQEITSFGVRAVAYEADVSQETQVTAMVDRTVQDFGTLDILVANAGMQRDARFTDMTLAQWQKVLDVNLTGQFLCAREAVKEFRRRGVVPEVSRAAGKIICMSSVHQLIPWAGHVNYASSKGGVQMMMQTLAQELSPEKIRVNAVAPGAIKTPINRSAWETPEAREDLLRLIPYDRIGDPDDIAHAVVLLASDLMDYVVGTTLYVDGGMTLFPGFATGG from the coding sequence ATGCATTCCCACGCCGAGGCAGCGCAGGTTGATCTGCCTCCCACCTTGTTGAAGGGCCAGACGGCGCTGGTGACCGGAGCCAATTCGGGCATCGGAAAGGGCACGGCCATCGCGCTGGCCCGTGCGGGCGCCAACGTGGCGGTGAACTACGTGAGCGACCGGGAAGCAGCCGAGCAAGTGGTCCAGGAGATCACGTCGTTCGGGGTGCGCGCGGTGGCCTACGAGGCGGACGTGTCGCAGGAGACCCAGGTGACCGCGATGGTGGACCGGACGGTCCAGGACTTCGGAACCCTCGACATCCTGGTCGCCAACGCCGGTATGCAGCGGGATGCCAGGTTCACCGACATGACGCTCGCCCAGTGGCAGAAGGTCCTTGACGTCAACCTCACAGGTCAGTTCCTGTGCGCAAGGGAGGCGGTCAAGGAGTTCCGCCGGCGCGGAGTGGTTCCGGAAGTGTCCCGGGCGGCCGGGAAGATCATCTGCATGAGCTCGGTGCATCAGCTCATCCCCTGGGCGGGACACGTGAACTACGCCTCGTCCAAGGGAGGCGTGCAGATGATGATGCAGACCCTGGCCCAGGAGCTCTCCCCGGAGAAGATCCGGGTGAACGCCGTCGCCCCCGGGGCGATCAAGACCCCCATCAACCGCAGTGCCTGGGAGACCCCGGAGGCCCGGGAGGACCTCCTGCGACTGATCCCCTACGACCGGATCGGTGACCCCGACGACATCGCCCACGCCGTGGTCCTGCTCGCGTCCGACCTCATGGACTACGTCGTGGGGACGACTCTCTACGTCGACGGCGGTATGACGCTCTTCCCCGGGTTCGCGACCGGAGGCTGA
- a CDS encoding cation:proton antiporter gives MTDDEMYLGIALTLLLATGSQILASRLRVPALIILLPAGFTAGALTDVIHPDKLMGQNFDVLVSMSVAVILYDAGLGLNLRKLTGRTRWIVGRLLLLGVLVTFLTTAAVAPAMFDMPLRVASMLGVILVVSGPTVVGPLLDFVRPSDKVRRILIWEGTLTDPIGAILGALVFHAIATTHQVDIGRGYQIGQFALSLAVGLAGGAVGTVLLWLTLRTLRLGETLGTLAQLATVIVVSAGADIVRDDTGLIAAIVTGLAVTNINGFDMPARRPFFETLAQLIIGLLFISISSTITPASLVPVLLPALALIAILVLVVRPLVAYVSTARAGLTPGERAFVGWMAPRGIVAAATATAFSANLVDRGVDGAAEILPVTFLVIVGTVLLYALTAAPVARMLGIVKPAGTRILLVGGEPWVVDLGRSLKSAGLDLLMWAGLEQERRRITEAGVELATGDLLATATNPGARLEGVTAVFLATDDDDFNALASVVMQDSVEGPVYRVGPPHDSHGVVAPYTGGDILFGRALVRHALAAQYDAGARFLVQPASAPFPAGSETLFVIHDDLRLEPVTEKRRVVPGQGDRVVLLAPGTER, from the coding sequence GTGACAGACGACGAAATGTACCTCGGCATCGCGCTGACCTTGTTGCTTGCCACCGGGTCACAGATCCTGGCGAGCAGACTGCGTGTCCCCGCACTCATCATCCTGCTGCCCGCAGGGTTCACGGCAGGCGCGCTGACGGACGTCATCCACCCCGACAAACTGATGGGGCAGAACTTCGACGTCCTCGTGTCGATGTCCGTGGCGGTGATCCTCTACGACGCAGGCCTCGGGCTCAACCTGCGCAAGCTCACCGGCCGCACGCGATGGATCGTGGGACGGCTGCTGCTGCTCGGTGTGCTTGTCACGTTCCTGACCACCGCCGCCGTCGCACCGGCCATGTTCGACATGCCCCTCAGAGTGGCGTCGATGCTCGGTGTCATCCTCGTCGTCTCGGGCCCCACGGTCGTGGGCCCCCTTCTCGACTTCGTACGACCCTCGGACAAGGTGCGCCGCATCCTCATCTGGGAAGGCACCCTGACCGACCCGATCGGTGCCATCCTGGGCGCGCTGGTGTTCCACGCCATCGCCACCACGCACCAGGTCGACATCGGCCGGGGCTACCAGATCGGCCAGTTCGCCCTCAGCTTGGCCGTGGGCCTGGCCGGTGGCGCGGTCGGCACGGTGTTGCTGTGGCTGACGCTCCGTACGCTGCGGCTCGGCGAGACCCTTGGCACGCTGGCTCAGCTGGCCACGGTGATCGTGGTGTCCGCGGGCGCCGACATCGTCAGGGACGACACGGGACTCATCGCCGCCATTGTCACGGGTCTGGCCGTCACCAACATCAACGGATTCGACATGCCGGCGCGGCGTCCCTTCTTCGAGACCCTGGCCCAGCTGATCATCGGCCTGCTGTTCATCTCCATCTCCTCGACCATCACACCCGCGTCGCTCGTACCCGTGCTCCTGCCCGCCCTCGCCCTCATCGCCATCCTCGTCCTGGTGGTACGTCCACTCGTCGCGTACGTGTCGACCGCACGCGCCGGGCTGACCCCGGGCGAACGGGCCTTTGTCGGATGGATGGCCCCCCGTGGCATCGTCGCGGCAGCCACAGCGACGGCCTTCTCCGCAAACCTCGTCGACAGGGGAGTGGACGGGGCTGCCGAAATCCTGCCCGTCACGTTCCTCGTGATCGTCGGCACGGTCCTCCTGTACGCCCTGACCGCGGCACCGGTCGCCAGAATGCTGGGCATCGTCAAACCCGCCGGCACGCGAATCCTCCTCGTGGGCGGCGAGCCCTGGGTGGTGGATCTGGGAAGAAGCCTGAAGTCCGCGGGCCTCGACCTGCTGATGTGGGCCGGCCTCGAACAGGAGCGCCGAAGGATCACCGAAGCCGGTGTCGAACTCGCCACGGGCGATCTGCTCGCCACGGCCACCAACCCGGGGGCCCGGCTGGAGGGGGTCACGGCAGTGTTCCTGGCCACGGATGACGACGACTTCAACGCGCTCGCTTCGGTCGTGATGCAGGACAGCGTCGAAGGGCCCGTCTACCGGGTCGGACCTCCGCACGACAGCCACGGAGTCGTCGCTCCCTATACCGGCGGGGACATCCTCTTCGGCAGGGCGCTCGTCCGCCACGCGTTGGCGGCGCAGTACGACGCGGGCGCACGGTTCCTGGTCCAGCCGGCCTCCGCACCCTTTCCGGCCGGGAGCGAGACACTCTTCGTGATCCACGACGACCTGAGGCTGGAACCCGTCACCGAAAAGCGCCGGGTCGTCCCCGGGCAAGGCGACAGAGTCGTGCTGCTGGCCCCCGGAACCGAGCGGTGA
- a CDS encoding DUF2254 domain-containing protein, with the protein MMSWASAFRLRQYVKASLWISPLLGLVLGVVLAELAITADATDWPPRGWRYSATTASGVLSSIVGSMIALLGFVVTIGVLVIQQATGTLSPRYMRLWYRDRLQKTVLATFTGTFAFAFSLLRSIESSSVPDLGVTVAGGAVAVSLLLLLVYLNRFTHNLRPVAIADLVGRMGEDVLERGARTIRASAPDRGEGAGSPSGRVTAVRATRGGAIQALDTAGLVTVAARHDCVISVPHMIGDYVHRGALLVEVHGGTSLPDSRHVTGLIALGPERTIEQDPAFALRVLVDIAIRALSPAVNDPTTAVQVLNHTESFLTVVGKLPLPGQYALAGDDGRPRLLLRGRGWEDYLQLAVSEIRDYGATSMQVCRRLRALLDGLLDSLPPTHHPAVRAELDLLRESVERAFPDAARRSTAHTADSQGVGGSFRPGR; encoded by the coding sequence ATGATGTCCTGGGCCTCCGCATTCCGGCTGCGGCAGTACGTGAAAGCAAGCTTGTGGATCAGCCCGTTGCTCGGGCTCGTCCTGGGAGTCGTTCTGGCCGAACTGGCCATTACCGCCGACGCAACGGACTGGCCACCGAGGGGCTGGCGCTATTCGGCGACGACGGCGAGCGGGGTGCTGAGCTCCATCGTCGGGTCGATGATCGCCCTTCTCGGGTTCGTGGTGACCATCGGTGTTCTCGTCATCCAGCAGGCCACCGGCACGTTGTCGCCCAGGTACATGCGCCTCTGGTACAGGGACCGGCTGCAGAAGACCGTGCTGGCCACCTTCACCGGCACCTTCGCGTTCGCCTTCTCCCTGCTGCGCAGTATCGAGTCGAGTTCGGTACCCGACCTCGGGGTCACCGTGGCCGGAGGGGCCGTGGCCGTCAGCCTGTTGCTGCTGCTCGTCTACCTCAACCGCTTCACCCACAATCTCAGGCCGGTGGCCATCGCCGATCTCGTCGGCCGCATGGGGGAGGACGTCCTGGAGCGCGGAGCCAGGACGATCAGGGCCTCGGCGCCGGACCGCGGTGAAGGCGCGGGCAGCCCGAGCGGAAGGGTGACCGCCGTCCGCGCGACCCGGGGCGGAGCCATCCAGGCACTGGACACGGCAGGCCTGGTGACCGTCGCCGCGCGGCACGACTGTGTGATCTCGGTGCCCCACATGATCGGTGACTACGTCCACCGGGGCGCCCTCCTCGTCGAAGTCCACGGCGGCACGTCCCTTCCCGACAGTCGGCATGTCACTGGCCTCATCGCACTCGGCCCCGAACGGACGATCGAACAGGACCCGGCCTTCGCCCTGCGCGTGCTCGTCGACATTGCCATCCGTGCCCTCTCGCCCGCCGTCAACGACCCCACCACTGCCGTGCAGGTCCTCAACCACACCGAGTCGTTCCTCACCGTGGTCGGCAAGTTGCCCCTCCCCGGCCAGTACGCTCTGGCCGGGGACGACGGCAGACCGCGACTCTTGCTGCGGGGGAGGGGATGGGAAGACTATCTCCAGCTCGCTGTCTCCGAGATCCGCGACTACGGGGCAACGTCCATGCAGGTCTGCCGACGGCTGCGGGCGCTGCTCGACGGGCTGCTCGACAGCCTGCCACCCACTCATCATCCGGCGGTCCGGGCAGAGTTGGATCTCCTGCGTGAATCGGTGGAACGGGCGTTTCCGGATGCGGCGCGCCGTTCCACCGCGCACACGGCCGACAGTCAGGGGGTGGGAGGAAGCTTCCGGCCTGGCCGATAG
- a CDS encoding NUDIX domain-containing protein — translation MQWTNLSEQNVYQNPWFRVNLADVELPDGSHLDHFVIRLRPVAAATVVNEANEVLLLWRHRFITDSWGWELAAGVVEDGEDIAAAAAREMEEETGWRPGELRPLLTVEPSNGLTDARHHLYWSDEAQWTGDPQDPFESSRREWIPLKVVPDMIARGEVPAANMAAALLMLHHLRLG, via the coding sequence GTGCAGTGGACGAACTTAAGCGAACAGAATGTGTATCAGAACCCATGGTTCCGGGTGAACCTGGCGGATGTCGAACTCCCCGACGGCAGCCACCTCGACCACTTCGTCATCCGGCTGCGCCCCGTCGCGGCCGCCACCGTCGTCAACGAGGCCAACGAGGTGCTGCTGCTCTGGCGGCACCGGTTCATCACCGACAGCTGGGGATGGGAGCTGGCCGCCGGGGTCGTCGAGGACGGCGAGGACATCGCGGCGGCGGCGGCCCGCGAGATGGAGGAGGAGACCGGCTGGCGCCCCGGCGAGCTGCGCCCCCTGCTCACCGTGGAACCCTCGAACGGCCTCACCGACGCCCGCCACCACCTCTACTGGTCCGACGAGGCGCAGTGGACCGGCGACCCGCAGGACCCCTTCGAGTCGTCGCGCCGCGAGTGGATACCCCTCAAAGTGGTCCCGGACATGATCGCCCGGGGCGAGGTGCCCGCCGCGAACATGGCGGCCGCCCTGCTGATGCTGCACCACCTGAGACTGGGCTGA
- a CDS encoding glutamate decarboxylase → MTMRDDSALFGNRFLTAPAPSDTFPEEGMAATDAMRLVDVDLAMEGDPQRNLATFVTTWMEPEAQRLISENLHRNFIDHAEYPISAEIEQRCVRMLADLFHAPGKTTGCRTQGSSEAIMLGALSLKWKWRERREAANLSADRPNLIFGGDVHVVWEKFCRYFDVEPRIVPLAEGKYTIGPEDVEPHLDENTIGVVAVLGTTFTGNKDDVVGIDKLLREVRRERDLDIPIHVDAASGGFVWPFLYPDSPWDFQLEQVRSINVSGHKYGLVYPGVGWLIFREESDLAQDLVFYENYLGKTDATFTLNFSTGSAMVLAQYYNFVRLGRQGYTYVMKIMQENARVLAENLRKSGRFEVIGSDAEQLPLVAFRLAGHHPYDESDVAWQLSAERGWMVPAYTLPPDAEGVKILRALVKETLSREQIHRLSQDIADACRTLDDKGSTHRVERSQVKRGTGY, encoded by the coding sequence ATGACGATGCGCGATGACTCGGCGCTTTTTGGCAACCGATTTCTGACCGCGCCCGCCCCCTCGGATACTTTCCCCGAAGAGGGCATGGCGGCGACGGACGCAATGAGGCTCGTCGACGTCGATCTCGCCATGGAGGGCGACCCCCAGCGCAATCTCGCGACGTTCGTCACCACGTGGATGGAGCCGGAGGCGCAGCGGCTCATCTCCGAGAATCTTCACCGTAATTTTATCGACCATGCCGAGTACCCCATTTCCGCCGAGATCGAGCAGCGTTGCGTGCGGATGCTCGCCGACCTCTTCCACGCGCCGGGAAAGACGACCGGATGCAGGACCCAGGGGTCGTCCGAGGCGATCATGCTGGGCGCGCTGTCACTGAAGTGGAAATGGCGCGAGCGCCGTGAGGCGGCCAACTTGTCGGCCGACAGGCCGAACTTGATCTTCGGCGGGGACGTTCACGTCGTGTGGGAGAAGTTCTGCCGCTACTTCGACGTCGAGCCGCGGATCGTGCCGCTTGCCGAGGGAAAGTACACGATCGGCCCGGAGGACGTGGAGCCTCACCTCGACGAGAACACGATCGGCGTCGTCGCCGTCCTCGGTACCACCTTCACCGGGAACAAGGACGACGTCGTCGGGATCGACAAGCTCCTGCGGGAAGTTCGCAGAGAGCGAGACCTCGACATCCCGATCCACGTCGACGCCGCCAGCGGCGGATTCGTGTGGCCCTTTCTCTACCCGGACTCCCCATGGGACTTCCAGCTCGAACAGGTCCGCTCCATCAACGTCTCGGGCCACAAGTACGGCTTGGTCTACCCCGGCGTCGGCTGGCTGATCTTCCGTGAGGAGTCCGACCTGGCCCAGGACCTCGTTTTCTACGAGAACTACTTGGGCAAGACCGACGCCACATTCACCCTGAATTTCTCAACCGGTTCGGCGATGGTGCTTGCGCAGTACTACAACTTCGTACGTCTCGGTCGCCAGGGCTACACCTACGTCATGAAAATCATGCAGGAGAACGCCCGCGTATTGGCGGAAAACCTACGTAAAAGCGGCCGCTTCGAAGTGATCGGCAGCGACGCTGAGCAGCTGCCCCTCGTCGCTTTCCGTCTCGCCGGCCATCACCCCTACGACGAGTCCGACGTTGCCTGGCAGCTCTCGGCCGAGCGCGGCTGGATGGTGCCGGCCTACACCCTGCCGCCCGACGCGGAAGGGGTGAAGATCCTGCGTGCCCTGGTCAAGGAGACGCTGAGCCGCGAGCAGATCCACCGTCTGAGCCAGGACATCGCCGACGCGTGTCGCACCTTGGACGACAAGGGGTCGACTCACCGTGTCGAGCGGAGCCAGGTCAAGCGCGGGACCGGTTACTGA
- a CDS encoding transcriptional regulator, with protein sequence MEPNVLLESLIEESGVSRAGLAGHINRAGRSRGLSLRYEHTAVSRWLKGQRPRGQVPDLICEVLGGRLGRPVGLDDIGMGVSAASAGTDAGAGSASLSGFVERATALWRSDEQQRPHLATVPAVTGTSAVMPVWEWENPPEDTDVSRPGPGRVSPSDIAMLKAARVHYEQMYRKTGGIATRSRIVRFLDAEAAPLLRGGHSDALGRSLHRATAGLVAVAGICAYDSDAHGLAQRYFHQALRLAKSSGDRGLGGYVIALLVTQSLFLGDYRRSVAFAEAALRAAGSHITPALAADLHAMQAKAYAQLGDAVSARACIGRAEAQAGRIHTGREPDETGYVQPGLVDVQVAEALLGLGDLSAAREHAASAVRAPAHDRGRVHRLAMLSHIELLQGEPDRAAGTAAEMAMRARGMESQRLRDRLRQVRRELAASGCADAAGTADLIDEALRVPL encoded by the coding sequence ATGGAGCCCAATGTCCTGCTCGAATCGTTGATCGAGGAGTCCGGAGTCTCCCGGGCGGGCCTCGCCGGTCACATCAACCGGGCGGGCCGGTCCCGCGGGCTGAGCCTTCGGTACGAACACACCGCCGTCTCCCGCTGGCTCAAGGGCCAGCGCCCGCGCGGCCAGGTGCCGGATCTCATCTGCGAGGTGCTGGGCGGACGGCTGGGCCGGCCCGTCGGGCTCGACGACATCGGGATGGGTGTCTCGGCCGCATCCGCGGGGACGGACGCCGGCGCCGGGAGTGCCTCCCTCTCCGGGTTCGTCGAGCGGGCCACCGCGCTCTGGCGCTCCGACGAACAGCAGCGCCCGCATCTGGCCACCGTTCCCGCCGTCACGGGCACCTCGGCGGTCATGCCGGTCTGGGAGTGGGAGAACCCCCCGGAGGACACCGACGTCTCCCGTCCCGGCCCCGGCCGGGTGAGCCCCTCGGACATAGCGATGCTCAAGGCGGCCCGCGTCCACTACGAGCAGATGTACCGCAAGACGGGAGGCATCGCGACCAGGTCCCGGATCGTCCGCTTCCTCGACGCGGAGGCGGCTCCGCTGCTGCGGGGCGGCCACAGCGACGCGCTCGGCCGGAGCCTGCACCGGGCGACGGCGGGACTGGTCGCGGTGGCGGGCATCTGCGCCTACGACTCCGACGCCCACGGGCTCGCCCAGCGCTACTTTCACCAGGCGCTGCGGCTCGCCAAGTCCAGCGGGGACCGGGGGCTCGGCGGCTATGTGATCGCCCTGCTGGTCACCCAGTCGCTGTTCCTCGGCGACTACCGCCGCTCCGTCGCCTTCGCCGAGGCCGCGCTGCGGGCCGCCGGAAGCCATATCACCCCGGCCCTCGCCGCCGATCTGCACGCCATGCAGGCCAAGGCGTACGCCCAGCTCGGCGACGCGGTGAGCGCCCGCGCCTGCATCGGGCGTGCCGAGGCGCAGGCGGGCCGGATCCACACCGGCCGGGAGCCGGACGAGACCGGGTACGTCCAGCCGGGCCTGGTCGACGTCCAGGTGGCGGAGGCGCTGCTCGGTCTCGGGGACCTGTCCGCCGCCCGGGAGCACGCGGCCTCCGCGGTGCGCGCCCCGGCGCACGACCGGGGGCGCGTGCACCGGCTGGCGATGCTCAGCCATATCGAGCTGCTTCAGGGCGAGCCCGACCGCGCGGCCGGTACAGCTGCCGAAATGGCGATGAGGGCCCGGGGCATGGAGTCCCAGCGGCTGCGCGACCGGCTGCGACAGGTCCGGCGCGAGCTGGCCGCGAGCGGCTGCGCCGACGCCGCGGGGACCGCCGATCTCATCGACGAGGCGCTCCGCGTGCCTCTGTGA